One region of Candidatus Bathyarchaeota archaeon genomic DNA includes:
- a CDS encoding DsrH/TusB family sulfur metabolism protein, with amino-acid sequence MVTFTVIIFESPYAKERALSALRFAWTADLEGNKVNIWLFENGVYLAKKGQKPAQGLTNYGQMLADLIAGGVEVKACGVCVEARGLTQTDLLDGVKLATVHDLVEWTTNSDKVLTF; translated from the coding sequence ATGGTAACCTTTACTGTTATAATTTTCGAATCCCCTTACGCTAAAGAACGTGCCCTCTCAGCTCTGCGATTCGCATGGACCGCCGACCTCGAAGGCAACAAAGTCAACATATGGCTATTTGAAAACGGCGTTTACCTCGCCAAAAAAGGCCAAAAACCCGCCCAAGGATTAACTAACTACGGTCAAATGCTTGCCGACCTCATCGCGGGCGGCGTAGAAGTTAAAGCCTGTGGTGTCTGCGTGGAAGCACGCGGCTTAACCCAAACTGACCTCCTCGACGGCGTTAAACTTGCAACTGTCCATGATCTTGTTGAGTGGACCACTAACAGCGACAAAGTCCTAACCTTCTAA
- a CDS encoding LysR family transcriptional regulator, whose product MRLDYLNTFLTVARTHNFSVAAKELQTSQGTVSHHIAALEEYFEAEFFKRTPIGVDLTDEGRILKESAEKILQEAQAAKAKISASKHTLSGIVRIAASTIPEEHIIPGLIAEFQKHHPDVKFKIKAEDSLSSLTSLQNGAVDFAGVGTIRGFEEKFDFLEVGEEQLVLVAACNHPLAKRKTVKLAEILSYPFINREETSGTRLEIEQLLKNNGYTLEELKVVFELGSTESVLTAVSEGRGISILSSIAAQKALAAGFINVIRIEEATKTRKLYMVRPKMALLKPSEVFWEFCKEYKFKDQTVACPEF is encoded by the coding sequence ATGAGACTAGACTACTTAAACACCTTCCTTACTGTCGCTCGAACCCACAATTTCTCAGTTGCAGCCAAAGAACTCCAAACCAGCCAAGGCACTGTGAGCCACCACATCGCCGCGCTGGAAGAATATTTTGAGGCAGAATTCTTCAAACGCACCCCCATCGGCGTCGACCTCACCGACGAAGGACGCATCCTAAAAGAATCTGCCGAAAAAATTCTCCAAGAAGCCCAAGCCGCAAAAGCCAAAATCTCCGCATCCAAACACACCCTCTCAGGCATCGTACGCATCGCCGCATCCACCATACCTGAAGAGCACATCATCCCCGGACTCATTGCTGAATTCCAAAAGCATCACCCCGACGTGAAATTCAAAATAAAAGCTGAAGACAGCCTAAGCAGCCTCACCAGCCTCCAAAACGGCGCCGTCGATTTTGCGGGGGTGGGCACAATTCGGGGCTTTGAAGAAAAATTTGATTTCCTCGAAGTCGGCGAAGAGCAACTTGTACTGGTAGCCGCCTGCAATCACCCGTTGGCGAAGCGGAAAACCGTCAAATTAGCCGAAATCCTCTCATACCCCTTCATTAACCGTGAAGAAACCTCAGGAACAAGGCTTGAAATTGAGCAACTCCTAAAAAACAACGGCTACACACTGGAGGAACTAAAAGTAGTGTTTGAGTTGGGCAGCACCGAGTCGGTTTTGACTGCGGTTTCAGAGGGACGCGGCATAAGCATCCTGTCCTCGATAGCAGCACAGAAAGCACTCGCTGCAGGATTCATAAACGTAATACGCATTGAAGAAGCCACAAAAACCCGTAAGCTCTACATGGTAAGACCTAAAATGGCGCTGCTTAAGCCTTCAGAGGTTTTCTGGGAATTCTGCAAAGAATACAAATTCAAAGACCAAACCGTTGCATGCCCTGAATTCTAA
- a CDS encoding Rieske (2Fe-2S) protein, with the protein MANQDDYFEGIAESELSEGAMKHTYINGNPILFVKQHGQIYVLDNRCPHMGCAFSSGKLDGDLIICPCHEWRFNLKTGEYEKEDAFTLTFYEWKMKDGKIWVYLPF; encoded by the coding sequence ATGGCAAATCAAGACGATTATTTTGAAGGCATCGCCGAATCAGAATTATCCGAGGGCGCAATGAAGCACACCTACATCAACGGCAACCCTATACTTTTCGTAAAGCAACATGGACAAATCTACGTCCTTGACAACAGATGCCCCCATATGGGCTGCGCCTTTAGCAGCGGCAAACTTGATGGCGATTTGATTATTTGTCCCTGCCACGAATGGCGCTTCAACCTAAAAACTGGCGAATACGAAAAAGAAGACGCCTTCACATTAACCTTCTATGAGTGGAAAATGAAGGACGGAAAAATCTGGGTTTATTTGCCCTTTTAG
- a CDS encoding G1 family endopeptidase codes for MFSLNFLSDYLGSHRHSVTSLSWAGYVITDCVVNDELDIYAVSASWVVPQVNVSGPAGHSSVWIGIGGQADKSLIQVGTEHDLVGGNAVYSAWYELLPDYAVTVSDIIVSPFDVISASISLTDSSRDEWLIQISDLTTGQSFRESFIYNSTRSSGEWVVERPTINNQMSNLVDFGTVTLSDCQINVNGTVGVIGNFTASRVQMTNQQNGLLASVSPLNAAESGFSVSFVTTA; via the coding sequence ATGTTTTCACTAAACTTCTTGTCCGATTATCTTGGCTCTCATAGGCATAGTGTAACAAGTCTAAGTTGGGCGGGATACGTCATCACCGACTGCGTAGTAAACGACGAATTAGACATTTATGCCGTTAGTGCGTCTTGGGTGGTGCCTCAAGTGAATGTTTCTGGTCCTGCGGGGCATTCTTCGGTTTGGATAGGCATCGGTGGGCAAGCGGATAAATCGCTAATTCAGGTGGGTACCGAACATGACTTAGTGGGGGGTAATGCTGTTTATAGTGCTTGGTACGAGTTGCTGCCTGACTATGCCGTGACGGTGTCCGACATAATTGTTAGCCCCTTTGATGTGATTTCGGCTTCGATTAGCCTCACTGATTCCAGCCGAGATGAATGGCTTATCCAAATAAGTGACCTCACCACGGGGCAGAGCTTTCGCGAGTCCTTCATCTATAATTCAACGCGGTCCTCAGGTGAATGGGTAGTGGAGCGTCCAACCATTAACAATCAAATGAGCAACCTTGTTGACTTCGGAACCGTAACTCTTAGCGACTGCCAAATAAACGTTAACGGAACCGTCGGAGTCATCGGCAACTTTACAGCTTCTAGGGTTCAAATGACTAACCAACAAAACGGGCTCTTAGCCTCGGTGTCGCCGCTCAACGCTGCCGAATCAGGCTTTTCCGTCAGCTTCGTCACCACCGCATAG
- a CDS encoding GNAT family N-acetyltransferase — translation MQTEDYDFAVDLANTMDWSMATQDFEFMAMLEPEGCLVAFDGSKRIGIATCVGYGKLGWFGNLIVEPQYRKRGVGRQLVTYAVEYLQSISVKTVGLYAYPHLRGFYESLGFRADIDFALLKAENPRVEAAEELPRTGSQWIAIVEALDQACFGGDRKRLLESIIEDPDNRSFCIFDGTNLAGYVAATVYEHTAWIGPLIAQTIEAATALTNTMVSRLGDKTVYAVTPKDSPLHLALTSAGFSEEFSVTRMYLGQVTAKNCIYLAESLERG, via the coding sequence ATGCAGACAGAGGATTACGATTTCGCGGTGGATTTAGCCAACACCATGGATTGGAGCATGGCTACCCAAGACTTCGAATTCATGGCTATGCTGGAACCTGAGGGTTGCCTCGTTGCCTTTGACGGTTCAAAACGCATTGGAATAGCAACCTGCGTCGGTTATGGCAAGCTGGGTTGGTTTGGCAACCTCATCGTGGAACCCCAGTACCGCAAAAGAGGCGTAGGCAGACAACTCGTAACATACGCAGTAGAGTATCTGCAGAGCATTAGCGTAAAAACGGTGGGACTCTATGCATATCCCCACCTTAGAGGCTTCTACGAAAGTTTAGGCTTCAGAGCAGACATAGACTTCGCGTTACTAAAAGCAGAGAATCCACGCGTAGAAGCTGCCGAGGAGCTACCTCGAACAGGCAGCCAATGGATAGCAATAGTTGAGGCCTTGGACCAAGCCTGTTTTGGCGGCGACCGAAAACGGCTACTGGAATCCATCATCGAAGACCCCGATAACCGAAGCTTCTGCATTTTCGACGGCACCAACTTGGCAGGGTATGTGGCGGCTACGGTTTATGAGCATACGGCGTGGATTGGACCTTTAATCGCCCAAACCATTGAAGCCGCAACGGCACTCACAAACACCATGGTCTCGAGGCTTGGCGACAAAACCGTCTATGCCGTCACACCCAAGGATTCGCCCCTCCACTTAGCGCTAACTTCTGCAGGGTTTAGTGAGGAATTCTCCGTTACAAGGATGTATTTAGGGCAAGTGACCGCAAAAAATTGTATATACTTGGCTGAATCTCTGGAACGCGGATAA
- a CDS encoding glycosyltransferase family 4 protein, giving the protein MDRFRLAVFNTQPPHLYFGGVERRIIETTKRLQAHADIAIYSATKAGFQTPTKINGIEIIPCKSTDRLYPLDNWGFNRSLTHTPSAYNFDIYEAHTISGYGFPDALKKRGLKKPFIHVIHGPLADEYEQAKASGSQSARDRLANLNMKRQANMEEAMAKKTDLIVAVSQYSKGKMLQYYNLEASKIRVVPNGVDIEKYVPKPASEEKKRRFGLGAEPCVLFVGSLIPRKGLPYLVEAAKIVIKAQPTVKFVLVGDGPLKPQLTATLQAAGLLGNFMFLRNLTEDDLVGIYSCADVFVLPSVQEGQGIVLLEAQASGVPVVAFGVGGVNEAVRNGETGLLIERGDTNALADALQKILSDKTLRDKMGIAGRRFVTENYSWDLCAKRMLALYREVLG; this is encoded by the coding sequence ATGGATAGGTTTCGGTTAGCCGTATTCAACACTCAACCGCCTCACCTCTACTTCGGTGGAGTCGAGCGACGCATAATCGAAACCACCAAACGCCTCCAAGCACACGCCGACATCGCCATCTACAGCGCCACAAAAGCAGGCTTCCAAACCCCAACCAAAATCAACGGCATCGAGATTATCCCCTGCAAATCCACCGACCGCCTCTACCCCCTAGACAACTGGGGCTTCAACCGCAGCCTAACCCACACCCCCAGCGCCTACAACTTCGACATATATGAAGCTCATACCATAAGCGGCTACGGCTTCCCCGATGCGCTAAAAAAACGCGGCCTCAAAAAGCCATTTATCCACGTTATTCATGGTCCCCTCGCTGACGAATATGAGCAGGCCAAAGCCAGCGGCAGCCAATCCGCCCGCGACCGCCTTGCCAACCTTAACATGAAGCGGCAGGCAAACATGGAAGAGGCAATGGCTAAAAAAACTGACCTAATTGTTGCCGTTAGTCAATATTCCAAAGGCAAAATGCTCCAGTACTACAATCTTGAGGCTTCTAAAATCCGTGTAGTACCTAACGGAGTTGACATCGAAAAATACGTGCCCAAACCCGCTTCCGAAGAGAAGAAACGCCGATTCGGCTTAGGCGCAGAACCTTGTGTGCTGTTTGTTGGCAGCTTAATCCCCCGCAAAGGCTTGCCGTATTTGGTTGAAGCCGCTAAAATCGTGATTAAAGCGCAGCCCACAGTCAAGTTTGTGCTTGTCGGCGATGGACCCCTAAAACCCCAACTCACAGCCACGCTTCAAGCTGCTGGTTTGCTGGGCAACTTTATGTTTCTAAGAAACCTCACAGAGGATGATTTAGTGGGCATTTACAGTTGTGCGGATGTGTTTGTGTTGCCCTCTGTTCAAGAGGGGCAGGGGATTGTTTTGTTGGAGGCGCAGGCTTCGGGTGTACCTGTGGTGGCGTTTGGCGTGGGCGGCGTCAACGAAGCAGTACGTAACGGCGAAACAGGGCTACTTATAGAACGCGGCGACACCAACGCGTTGGCTGATGCATTGCAAAAAATCCTCTCCGACAAAACCCTGCGCGATAAGATGGGTATAGCTGGGCGTCGCTTTGTCACAGAAAATTACAGTTGGGACCTATGCGCCAAGCGGATGTTGGCTCTTTATCGGGAAGTTTTAGGCTAA
- the ileS gene encoding isoleucine--tRNA ligase — protein MTAPVEADQLSLPPNYAPLELEKEIREFWIQNKIREKLEALSQSPNIKGTLGYVEGPPTLNGIPHIGHARGRILKDIRYRWKTMEGYYMPFWAGWDCQGLPVELEVEKILGARNKRESIEKYGMERFIEECKKAIMRYHQMWLDADSRLGIAINQDKAYWTYKDSYIEREWGILKRAWDQNLLEEGHYVVAYCPGCQTSLSSAEVGYEGSYKEVEDPSLYFKFKVTGTQNEYFLVWTTMPFTVITDTMLAVQPNAQYVKVQVGEEVWIMVQQRVEAVMAELGIETYQIVGSVQGKTLEGAAYDYPLKDIIPKQAENETKHPLVHHVIAEDFVEVDTATGVVHLSPGNGEDDFWAAQRRGVPIYAPFDDEVKFTKDAGAFAGVFARDADMPLVEELRSRNAFVKIKKIKHEYPTCWRSHHRLVWLARKEYFLRTDKINQKVLEAAEKVAYFYEEPKNRFLGFLKEGKPWCISRERIWGTPLPMWTCPECGEKRLVTSKQELVESAQEPIPADFELHKPWVDRVTLKCGKCGGVMRREDFVLDTWHNSGASPYARFTDEEYARFVPTSWLTEGIDQTRGWANSLLLEHVIFTGKAEAPYGAFLFQGLTQDAKGRKMSKSLGNVVQTSQLLEKNSADLCRFYMTRKCSPTDFMSFDLQELTRRSYQVLSTLYHLSRFFLQNATFDGFTPERYSVQWAFDSKKLQSADLWLLSKMQARIEDYTGKLERCEFNAAVAVLDDFVIETFSRLYVPMIRKELWTDDPDTFERRQTIYALLHSALKTVTLLFNPITPFLSEALYQKVYRPFEPTLPETVNMAPWPVPDEKLRNAALEADFDLLLKAVSIANAARQTGKLKRRWPLSKLIVVAPEKSLSALKALEPLLLDLTNVKSAEYVNAVPEFVGGENWVSSQENDLTVFISGQRDDKLLGEGIMRDLARRVQALRKEMGFTPTDVLDSAHIAELDAESMTLLEPYLEEMAGLIRTGKVYLHSKRGEVDEADWHESELDGKKIFLNIH, from the coding sequence ATGACTGCCCCCGTCGAAGCTGATCAACTGAGTTTACCTCCAAATTACGCTCCGCTTGAACTCGAAAAAGAAATCCGCGAATTCTGGATCCAAAACAAAATCCGAGAAAAACTCGAAGCCCTATCCCAAAGCCCAAACATTAAAGGCACCCTAGGCTACGTGGAAGGACCCCCAACACTCAACGGCATCCCCCACATTGGACACGCCCGTGGACGTATCCTAAAAGACATTCGGTACCGTTGGAAGACCATGGAAGGTTACTATATGCCGTTTTGGGCAGGATGGGACTGCCAAGGCTTACCCGTAGAGTTAGAAGTTGAAAAAATCCTTGGCGCCCGCAACAAACGTGAATCCATCGAAAAATACGGCATGGAACGCTTCATAGAAGAATGCAAAAAAGCAATTATGCGCTACCACCAGATGTGGCTTGACGCCGACAGCCGACTCGGCATCGCCATAAACCAAGACAAAGCCTACTGGACTTATAAGGACAGCTACATCGAGCGGGAATGGGGCATCCTCAAACGCGCCTGGGACCAAAACCTCCTCGAAGAAGGACACTACGTCGTCGCGTATTGCCCCGGCTGCCAAACCAGCCTCTCCAGCGCCGAAGTCGGATACGAGGGCAGCTACAAAGAAGTCGAAGACCCCAGCCTTTACTTCAAATTCAAAGTCACAGGCACACAAAACGAGTACTTCTTGGTCTGGACCACCATGCCTTTCACAGTAATCACCGACACTATGCTCGCCGTGCAACCCAACGCCCAATACGTCAAGGTGCAGGTCGGCGAAGAAGTCTGGATTATGGTGCAACAACGGGTTGAGGCAGTTATGGCGGAACTCGGCATCGAAACCTACCAAATCGTCGGCAGCGTCCAAGGCAAAACGCTTGAAGGCGCCGCATACGATTATCCGCTCAAGGATATTATCCCTAAGCAGGCGGAAAACGAAACCAAACACCCTCTGGTGCATCACGTCATAGCCGAGGACTTCGTTGAAGTAGACACCGCAACAGGCGTCGTCCACCTCTCACCTGGCAACGGCGAAGACGACTTCTGGGCAGCGCAGCGCAGAGGCGTCCCAATCTACGCGCCGTTTGATGATGAAGTCAAATTCACCAAAGACGCAGGAGCCTTCGCAGGCGTATTCGCAAGAGACGCCGACATGCCCCTCGTCGAGGAACTCCGAAGCCGCAACGCCTTCGTGAAAATCAAAAAAATCAAACACGAATACCCCACCTGCTGGCGCAGCCACCACCGTCTCGTCTGGCTCGCCCGCAAAGAATACTTTTTACGCACAGACAAAATCAACCAAAAAGTACTCGAAGCAGCCGAGAAGGTGGCATATTTCTATGAGGAACCCAAAAACCGCTTCTTAGGCTTTTTAAAAGAAGGCAAACCCTGGTGTATCAGCCGTGAACGTATCTGGGGCACGCCGCTGCCCATGTGGACCTGCCCAGAATGCGGCGAAAAACGCCTCGTCACCAGCAAACAAGAACTCGTAGAATCCGCGCAGGAACCCATCCCCGCCGACTTCGAGCTGCATAAGCCCTGGGTCGACCGAGTCACACTCAAATGCGGCAAATGCGGCGGCGTCATGCGCAGAGAGGACTTCGTGCTCGACACATGGCATAACAGCGGCGCCTCACCCTACGCGCGCTTTACAGATGAGGAATACGCGCGGTTTGTACCTACCTCATGGTTAACGGAAGGTATTGACCAAACCCGCGGCTGGGCCAACTCGTTACTGCTTGAACACGTCATATTCACGGGCAAAGCCGAAGCGCCTTATGGCGCATTTCTGTTTCAGGGATTAACACAGGATGCGAAGGGACGCAAAATGAGCAAAAGCCTCGGCAACGTCGTCCAGACCAGCCAGCTTTTGGAGAAAAACAGCGCGGACCTCTGCCGCTTCTACATGACCCGCAAATGCAGCCCCACCGACTTCATGAGCTTCGACCTCCAAGAACTAACCCGCCGCAGCTACCAAGTACTCTCCACCCTCTATCACCTGAGCCGCTTCTTTTTACAAAACGCCACCTTCGACGGCTTCACCCCCGAAAGGTATTCAGTGCAATGGGCATTTGATTCCAAGAAACTGCAATCCGCTGACCTATGGTTGCTCTCAAAGATGCAGGCTCGCATCGAAGACTACACAGGCAAGCTGGAGCGCTGCGAATTTAACGCTGCCGTGGCGGTACTGGATGATTTTGTCATCGAAACGTTCAGTCGACTCTATGTGCCAATGATTCGCAAGGAACTCTGGACCGATGACCCAGACACTTTTGAGCGGCGCCAAACCATCTACGCCCTGCTTCATAGCGCGCTTAAAACCGTCACGCTGCTCTTCAACCCCATCACGCCGTTTCTGAGTGAGGCGCTCTACCAAAAGGTCTATCGACCATTTGAGCCTACGCTTCCTGAAACCGTTAACATGGCGCCTTGGCCTGTTCCCGACGAGAAACTCCGCAACGCCGCACTAGAAGCAGATTTCGATTTGCTACTAAAAGCCGTCTCCATCGCCAACGCTGCCCGCCAGACTGGTAAGCTTAAGCGACGTTGGCCGCTTAGCAAACTCATTGTGGTTGCACCCGAAAAATCCCTCTCGGCGCTTAAGGCGCTTGAGCCGTTACTGCTGGATTTGACTAACGTGAAATCCGCCGAATACGTCAATGCGGTGCCTGAGTTTGTAGGCGGGGAAAATTGGGTTAGCAGCCAAGAAAATGACTTAACAGTCTTCATCAGCGGTCAACGCGACGATAAACTGCTCGGCGAAGGCATCATGCGTGATTTAGCGCGTCGCGTGCAGGCGTTGCGTAAAGAGATGGGCTTCACTCCCACCGACGTCTTGGACTCCGCGCATATCGCTGAACTCGACGCTGAAAGCATGACTCTTTTGGAGCCGTACCTTGAAGAAATGGCGGGGCTGATTCGCACAGGAAAAGTCTACCTGCACAGCAAACGCGGGGAAGTTGACGAAGCTGACTGGCACGAATCCGAGTTAGATGGCAAAAAAATCTTCCTCAACATCCACTGA
- a CDS encoding right-handed parallel beta-helix repeat-containing protein, translated as MQKLACAALILLMVFSGLFFVVPVQGETHKSGLLTSDATWTAAESPIALTGPVGVKNGVTLTIEPGVTVKLAGFYIQVNGTLIAKGTSDKSIFFESPPTYLLNGAQLEFTSSSSAWVEQAGSGCLIENAHFVNVSVSVTGGSPKITSCVFQYTGSFSSGSIFVTAGAPIVTKNTITCGRNQNGINAAGDGYFANNKITDCWIGVTATGQATLEGNVIENCVLAGISSDPDSFSSSVTIKHNYIANNKFWGIQGGGDIEYNTIINNQVGIRDPLSSTVISHNNIVNNRDLNNTVHSLYLKGPYNIDAANNWWGTTDTQLINQTIYDSQDDYNLGTVNYDPILTAPENDAPSSDNLDLNNIAPLPTSPPVATEMPQATQLPQNQTSQPNSSTPLGDQSSNQATPSFDFIGVIVVVVVVLAVVTVAFSVFRVYRRVDKTAE; from the coding sequence ATGCAAAAGCTCGCTTGTGCAGCGTTGATTCTGCTGATGGTGTTCAGTGGCTTGTTTTTTGTTGTTCCAGTTCAGGGTGAGACTCACAAAAGCGGTTTGCTCACCTCAGATGCTACGTGGACTGCTGCAGAGAGTCCGATCGCATTAACGGGGCCAGTTGGAGTAAAAAATGGCGTAACACTCACCATTGAACCCGGAGTGACCGTTAAACTCGCTGGATTCTATATCCAAGTTAACGGAACCCTGATTGCAAAAGGCACCAGCGACAAAAGTATCTTTTTCGAGTCTCCGCCGACTTACCTTCTTAATGGCGCGCAACTAGAATTTACTTCTTCTAGTAGTGCCTGGGTTGAGCAGGCGGGTTCTGGCTGCCTAATTGAGAATGCACATTTTGTGAATGTTAGCGTGTCAGTGACGGGTGGTTCACCTAAAATTACTTCCTGCGTATTTCAATATACTGGTAGCTTTAGCAGTGGCTCCATTTTTGTTACAGCTGGTGCACCAATAGTTACGAAGAATACGATTACTTGCGGTCGAAACCAGAATGGAATTAACGCAGCCGGTGACGGCTATTTTGCCAATAATAAAATTACTGACTGCTGGATAGGAGTCACTGCTACTGGACAGGCAACCCTTGAGGGGAACGTAATTGAAAACTGTGTGCTTGCAGGAATATCATCTGACCCTGACAGTTTTAGCAGTTCAGTAACAATTAAGCACAACTACATCGCTAACAACAAATTTTGGGGCATTCAGGGCGGCGGCGACATCGAATATAACACTATCATAAATAATCAAGTGGGCATCCGCGACCCCCTATCTTCAACTGTTATCAGTCATAACAATATTGTGAACAACCGTGACCTAAACAACACTGTCCATAGCCTCTACCTTAAAGGTCCCTACAACATAGACGCAGCAAACAACTGGTGGGGAACCACAGACACCCAACTTATCAACCAAACCATTTATGACAGCCAAGATGACTACAACCTAGGAACTGTCAACTATGACCCCATCCTTACAGCTCCAGAAAACGACGCTCCCTCCTCCGATAATCTTGACCTTAACAACATAGCGCCCCTCCCAACATCGCCACCTGTAGCAACTGAGATGCCCCAAGCGACACAGTTGCCTCAAAACCAGACCAGCCAACCCAACTCGTCTACACCCCTCGGTGACCAATCCTCCAATCAAGCAACCCCCTCATTTGACTTCATCGGGGTGATTGTGGTTGTGGTGGTTGTTTTGGCTGTGGTTACGGTTGCGTTTTCCGTTTTCCGAGTTTATCGGCGCGTGGATAAAACAGCAGAGTAA
- the arsM gene encoding arsenite methyltransferase: MKEENIKKEVRNRYAKVAKTSGSCCASSSCCSAPPLNKQVSNLVGYSEDEMNSVPEGANLGLGCGNPTALASLKEGERVLDLGSGAGFDCFLAAKKVGKQGKIIGVDMTPEMLDKARANAAKGKYTNVEFRLGEIENLPVADNSVDVIISNCVINLAPNKKRVFEEAYRVLAPNGRIMVSDIVLLNALPEAVQKDVEAYAGCIAGAELKDKYLDLIRQAGFGDVTIIDEKNYPLEFIISEDAFKGTLDNLNLSSEELKATANSVVSIKVSAVKKA; encoded by the coding sequence ATGAAGGAAGAAAATATCAAAAAAGAAGTCAGAAACCGTTATGCAAAAGTCGCTAAAACCAGTGGCTCCTGCTGCGCCTCAAGCAGCTGCTGCTCAGCGCCGCCCTTAAACAAACAAGTAAGCAACCTCGTAGGGTATAGCGAAGACGAAATGAACTCTGTCCCCGAAGGCGCCAACCTTGGACTCGGCTGCGGAAACCCAACCGCGCTGGCATCCCTAAAAGAAGGCGAACGCGTCCTAGATTTAGGTTCAGGCGCAGGCTTTGACTGCTTCTTAGCCGCAAAGAAAGTGGGCAAACAAGGCAAAATAATCGGCGTAGACATGACCCCCGAAATGCTTGACAAAGCAAGAGCAAACGCAGCCAAAGGCAAATACACAAACGTCGAATTCCGCCTCGGCGAAATCGAGAACCTCCCCGTTGCCGACAACTCGGTGGATGTGATTATCTCAAATTGCGTAATCAATCTTGCTCCCAACAAAAAACGCGTCTTCGAGGAGGCCTACCGGGTTCTTGCACCTAACGGTCGAATAATGGTTTCAGATATTGTTTTGTTGAATGCTTTGCCTGAGGCAGTGCAGAAAGATGTCGAAGCATATGCCGGTTGCATAGCTGGCGCTGAACTAAAAGACAAATACCTCGACCTAATCCGTCAAGCGGGCTTTGGAGACGTAACTATAATCGACGAGAAAAACTATCCTCTTGAATTCATAATTAGCGAAGACGCATTCAAAGGCACCCTAGACAATCTAAACCTATCTTCCGAAGAGTTAAAGGCGACTGCAAACTCAGTTGTAAGCATCAAAGTTTCTGCCGTCAAAAAAGCCTAA
- a CDS encoding HgcAB-associated protein: MGKAVIVMSCCGDDTCRIDAIVTMDAKGQIVLPKDLREKANIKPNEKIAVVACEKDGEVCCIMLVRADRLVGAVTQVLGPLIKSVTNPENHV, encoded by the coding sequence TTGGGAAAAGCAGTGATTGTTATGTCCTGCTGTGGAGACGACACCTGTAGAATCGACGCCATAGTTACGATGGATGCCAAAGGCCAAATCGTTCTGCCCAAAGACTTACGCGAAAAAGCCAACATAAAACCTAACGAAAAAATCGCAGTAGTCGCCTGCGAAAAAGACGGCGAAGTCTGCTGCATCATGCTCGTAAGAGCCGACCGCCTTGTAGGCGCCGTAACCCAAGTGTTGGGTCCACTCATAAAATCAGTAACTAACCCGGAGAATCACGTATGA
- a CDS encoding molybdopterin-dependent oxidoreductase: MKSNTKLVIAFFAVLILALVPLYYYAHPINASEGTLQIKGNVGSPQNLTLAEIDALPPVTVQATLVSSGSPQENGVFNYTGVLLKDLLGLVEVSSNATSVYVQASDAYGSTLLLKDAQNNSTLLAYAKDGAPLTDLKGGGEGPLRLVIGGDQYAQRWVKGVVSITVT; encoded by the coding sequence ATGAAGTCAAACACAAAACTCGTAATCGCCTTCTTCGCAGTCCTAATTTTAGCCCTTGTTCCGCTCTACTATTATGCGCATCCCATAAACGCATCAGAGGGAACGCTTCAAATCAAGGGCAACGTGGGCAGCCCCCAGAATCTTACCCTTGCCGAAATAGACGCCCTCCCCCCCGTTACCGTCCAAGCCACCCTTGTTTCGAGCGGTAGTCCCCAAGAGAACGGCGTCTTCAACTACACGGGGGTTCTCCTAAAAGACCTGCTCGGCCTTGTTGAGGTATCGAGCAATGCAACTTCGGTTTATGTACAGGCTTCAGACGCTTACGGCTCAACGCTGCTTCTCAAGGATGCCCAAAACAACAGCACCCTGCTTGCCTACGCCAAAGACGGAGCCCCCCTGACCGACTTGAAGGGCGGCGGCGAAGGCCCCCTGCGCCTCGTAATTGGTGGCGACCAGTATGCGCAGCGGTGGGTTAAAGGCGTAGTCTCAATCACCGTAACTTAA